A section of the Pseudophryne corroboree isolate aPseCor3 chromosome 11, aPseCor3.hap2, whole genome shotgun sequence genome encodes:
- the LOC134968742 gene encoding uncharacterized protein LOC134968742, whose translation MVKAMSPSSQEEIEEMKEIPYQNAVGSLMYASIGTCPNITHAVNWASHFAINPGKQHWIAVKRILRYLKGTSSLKLEFIKAKDSSLKLFCDANWGSDEDVRPSYTGYLFVLAGTAVSWASRKQPTFAHSTTEVQYMALQKHQRKHYG comes from the coding sequence atggtaaaggccatgtcaccaagcagccagGAAGAGATAGAGGAAATGAAAGAGATTCCTTATCAGAATGCCGTTGGTAGCTTAATGTACGCAAGTATTGGGACTTGTCCTAATATCACACATGCAGTAAATTGGGCAAGTCATTTTGCAATTAATCCTGGGaagcaacactggattgcagttaaAAGAATTTTAAGATACcttaaaggtacaagttcactaaagttgGAATTTATAAAGGCTAAAGATTCCAGCTTAAAACTTTTCTGTGATGCcaactggggatcagatgaggacgtCCGTCCTTCCTATACAGGGTATTTGTTTGTATTGGCAGGCACAGCTGTCAGCTGGGCGAGCAGGAAGCAACCCACATTTGCCCATTCTACTACAGAAGTGCAGTATATGGCATTACAGAAACATCAAAGGAAGCACTATGGATAA